From the Pomacea canaliculata isolate SZHN2017 linkage group LG14, ASM307304v1, whole genome shotgun sequence genome, one window contains:
- the LOC112555725 gene encoding tetraketide alpha-pyrone reductase 1-like isoform X1 translates to MATTERVLVTGASGYIAGHVIKLLQEEGYSVRGTVRSLKNEAKIKHLHNLCPGAKHPLELVEADLDVESSWQPAVKDMMYVVHVASPFPLELSVNEDELIRQAREGTLAVLRACANEGSVKRVVLTSSVAAVDNSPQSNVIPLTEQNWSDVTQVDAYSKSKTLAEKAAWVFVKDLPEQKKFELVVINPAFVQGPVLHGSSCTSIVPIKRMLERQMPMLPALNFNIVDVRDVALAHVRAMTLPEAAGNRFICSNVNLWFSQMALLLDAVFRPQGYNVPTCTAPKLILRVVSLFDKSLRSLLPQVGVVHTFDNSKMRQVLKVEPRDVRDTIIEMAHSLIQGGFVKTTPGYRGPGGPEERQLYMAVKL, encoded by the exons ATGGCCACTACAG AGCGAGTGTTGGTGACGGGAGCATCTGGGTACATTgcgggtcacgtgatcaagctgCTACAAGAAGAGGGCTACAGTGTGCGCGGCACGGTGCGCAGTCTCAAAAACGAAGCCAAGATCAAACACCTGCACAACCTGTGTCCTGGGGCCAAACATCCGCTGGAACTCGTGGAGGCCGATCTTGATGTGGAATCGTCATGGCAACC GGCCGTGAAGGACATGATGTACGTTGTTCACGTGGCCAGTCCCTTTCCCCTGGAACTCTCAGTGAACGAGGACGAGCTGATCAGGCAGGCCAGGGAGGGAACTCTCGCTGTCCTTCGCGCATGCGCCAATGAGGGGAGCGTGAAGCGAGTGGTGCTCACTAGCTCAGTGGCTGCTGTGGACA aCAGCCCGCAGTCAAACGTGATTCCACTGACGGAACAGAACTGGAGTGATGTCACCCAAGTGGATGCCTACTCCAAGAGTAAGACTTTAGCGGAGAAAGCAGCCTGGGTCTTTGTCAAAGACCTCCCAG aacaaaaaaaatttgaactgGTTGTGATCAATCCTGCCTTCGTTCAAGGCCCGGTACTCCACGGCTCATCGTGTACAAGTATAGTG CCGATTAAGCGAATGCTGGAGAGACAGATGCCCATGTTGCCCGCACTCAACTTTAACATTGTTGACGTCAGAGACGTGGCTCTTGCGCATGTGCGAGCGATGACGTTACCGGAAGCTGCCG GGAATCGTTTCATCTGCAGCAACGTCAACCTGTGGTTCAGCCAGATGGCGCTTCTCCTCGACGCCGTCTTCAGACCTCAAG GTTACAACGTGCCCACCTGCACGGCCCCGAAGCTGATTCTGCGCGTGGTCAGTCTGTTCGACAAGAGTTTGAGGTCGTTGTTACCGCAGGTTGGCGTCGTTCACACCTTCGACAATTCAAAG ATGCGCCAGGTGTTGAAAGTGGAGCCACGTGATGTGAGGGACACCATCATCGAGATGGCGCACTCACTGATACAGGGCGGCTTTGTCAAGACCACGCCAGGTTACCGCGGACCCGGCGGGCCGGAGGAACGTCAGCTGTACATGGCAGTGAAGCTATAG
- the LOC112555725 gene encoding tetraketide alpha-pyrone reductase 1-like isoform X2, with product MERVLVTGASGYIAGHVIKLLQEEGYSVRGTVRSLKNEAKIKHLHNLCPGAKHPLELVEADLDVESSWQPAVKDMMYVVHVASPFPLELSVNEDELIRQAREGTLAVLRACANEGSVKRVVLTSSVAAVDNSPQSNVIPLTEQNWSDVTQVDAYSKSKTLAEKAAWVFVKDLPEQKKFELVVINPAFVQGPVLHGSSCTSIVPIKRMLERQMPMLPALNFNIVDVRDVALAHVRAMTLPEAAGNRFICSNVNLWFSQMALLLDAVFRPQGYNVPTCTAPKLILRVVSLFDKSLRSLLPQVGVVHTFDNSKMRQVLKVEPRDVRDTIIEMAHSLIQGGFVKTTPGYRGPGGPEERQLYMAVKL from the exons ATGG AGCGAGTGTTGGTGACGGGAGCATCTGGGTACATTgcgggtcacgtgatcaagctgCTACAAGAAGAGGGCTACAGTGTGCGCGGCACGGTGCGCAGTCTCAAAAACGAAGCCAAGATCAAACACCTGCACAACCTGTGTCCTGGGGCCAAACATCCGCTGGAACTCGTGGAGGCCGATCTTGATGTGGAATCGTCATGGCAACC GGCCGTGAAGGACATGATGTACGTTGTTCACGTGGCCAGTCCCTTTCCCCTGGAACTCTCAGTGAACGAGGACGAGCTGATCAGGCAGGCCAGGGAGGGAACTCTCGCTGTCCTTCGCGCATGCGCCAATGAGGGGAGCGTGAAGCGAGTGGTGCTCACTAGCTCAGTGGCTGCTGTGGACA aCAGCCCGCAGTCAAACGTGATTCCACTGACGGAACAGAACTGGAGTGATGTCACCCAAGTGGATGCCTACTCCAAGAGTAAGACTTTAGCGGAGAAAGCAGCCTGGGTCTTTGTCAAAGACCTCCCAG aacaaaaaaaatttgaactgGTTGTGATCAATCCTGCCTTCGTTCAAGGCCCGGTACTCCACGGCTCATCGTGTACAAGTATAGTG CCGATTAAGCGAATGCTGGAGAGACAGATGCCCATGTTGCCCGCACTCAACTTTAACATTGTTGACGTCAGAGACGTGGCTCTTGCGCATGTGCGAGCGATGACGTTACCGGAAGCTGCCG GGAATCGTTTCATCTGCAGCAACGTCAACCTGTGGTTCAGCCAGATGGCGCTTCTCCTCGACGCCGTCTTCAGACCTCAAG GTTACAACGTGCCCACCTGCACGGCCCCGAAGCTGATTCTGCGCGTGGTCAGTCTGTTCGACAAGAGTTTGAGGTCGTTGTTACCGCAGGTTGGCGTCGTTCACACCTTCGACAATTCAAAG ATGCGCCAGGTGTTGAAAGTGGAGCCACGTGATGTGAGGGACACCATCATCGAGATGGCGCACTCACTGATACAGGGCGGCTTTGTCAAGACCACGCCAGGTTACCGCGGACCCGGCGGGCCGGAGGAACGTCAGCTGTACATGGCAGTGAAGCTATAG